From a region of the Paenibacillus sp. R14(2021) genome:
- a CDS encoding toxic anion resistance protein — translation MSFSMEVPSSDEIKAVIEQEVKPVPEEVAKLKEAAEANVAMIMALDLESLEKRREILQSIDTFGLNTMRSSSDKNALLQVSVGNLAKTGDEGGQVAKGLAELHTQLKDLDPSIVDFAKGGLLGKLFNPMRAYFLKYQKADNVIGDIVVSLDKGKFTLKNDNTTLEIEQQQLRDLTKKLQKEIQLGMLMDDSIAAQIEAAASRNEDPDKVRFITEEVLFPLRQRVMDLQQMLVVNQQGIMAIEVVIRNNKELIRGVDRAKNITISALKISVTVASALYNQKIVLKKIELLNQTTNELIAGTSRMLKEQGAEIHKQSLETSISVDTLKQAFTDVLSALDSISSYKQEALPKMRETIQQFRELADTGEKQIQRLEKGHQLGI, via the coding sequence GTGTCGTTCTCAATGGAAGTGCCCAGCTCCGATGAAATCAAAGCCGTGATCGAGCAAGAAGTGAAGCCGGTGCCCGAAGAGGTTGCCAAGCTGAAGGAAGCAGCGGAGGCTAACGTTGCCATGATTATGGCGCTTGATCTGGAATCGCTGGAGAAACGCAGGGAAATATTGCAATCCATCGATACATTCGGCCTGAACACCATGAGATCATCCTCGGACAAAAATGCGCTGCTGCAAGTATCGGTCGGCAATCTCGCCAAAACCGGAGACGAGGGCGGTCAGGTTGCCAAAGGACTGGCTGAGCTCCACACCCAGCTGAAGGATTTGGACCCGAGCATCGTCGATTTTGCCAAAGGCGGGCTTCTCGGTAAGCTGTTTAATCCGATGCGCGCTTACTTTCTCAAATATCAGAAGGCTGACAACGTCATTGGGGATATTGTCGTCTCCCTCGATAAAGGGAAGTTTACGCTTAAGAACGACAATACGACGCTGGAGATCGAGCAGCAGCAGCTGCGAGACCTGACCAAGAAGCTGCAGAAAGAAATTCAGCTGGGCATGCTGATGGATGATTCCATCGCCGCTCAGATCGAAGCGGCTGCATCGCGTAATGAGGATCCTGACAAAGTAAGGTTCATCACGGAGGAAGTGTTGTTCCCGCTGCGCCAGCGCGTGATGGACCTGCAGCAGATGCTGGTCGTCAATCAGCAGGGCATTATGGCCATCGAGGTGGTCATTCGGAATAACAAAGAGCTGATTCGCGGGGTAGACCGCGCGAAGAACATCACGATCTCCGCGCTCAAAATTTCCGTAACCGTAGCGAGCGCACTCTACAATCAGAAGATCGTGCTCAAGAAGATCGAGCTCTTGAACCAAACGACGAACGAGCTCATTGCGGGCACGTCGAGAATGTTGAAGGAGCAGGGCGCCGAAATTCATAAACAGTCGCTTGAAACGAGCATTTCCGTCGATACGCTGAAGCAAGCCTTTACGGATGTTTTGTCAGCGCTGGATTCCATTAGTAGCTACAAGCAGGAGGCGCTGCCTAAGATGCGCGAAACGATCCAACAGTTCCGCGAGCTCGCAGACACGGGCGAGAAGCAAATTCAGCGCTTGGAGAAGGGGCATCAGCTCGGTATTTAA
- a CDS encoding VWA domain-containing protein, translated as MVKKGKFFLISGIFLVCVFGLVYFGINLTSNLGKSKSQVTAEDAGKQLSKLYDDISVTTETPVKGQIDLDPADVADSLPDISKFPITVPNTTDQFVEIFSSTEKSGTGVDGWLTEAAAAFNQANLTVDGKPASVKIRNIASGTAADYIKSGKYVPDAFTPSNELWGEMVKASGIKTQLVSGRLVGNVPGIVIAKAKYDALVDKYGSVNVKSVTEAIANNEFSMGYTDPFASSTGLNFLVTALNTFDSSNILGDKAVQAFEKFQANVPFIASTTIQMRDAAKSGMLDGFVLEYQTFVNAPDLESGYVFTPFGVRHDSPLYALGDISSDKLDIIKKFAEFVTQPKYQQAAKEKGFNGLEDYKSELAPVDGNLLSSAQKLWKEKKNGSKPIAAVFVTDTSGSMAGEPLNRLKESLLKGQKYLGKDNSIGLVSYSDDVSIKLPIKKYDTLQQSMFVGAVDSLQAAGGTATFDGIVVAMKMLQDELKANPNVKPLIFVLSDGETNEGLSLNEIKGLIESYKIPIYTVGYNANIKALQSISSINEAASINADTDDVVYKIGNLFNVQM; from the coding sequence ATGGTGAAAAAGGGGAAGTTCTTTCTAATTTCCGGTATTTTTCTAGTATGCGTATTCGGTCTTGTCTATTTTGGAATCAATTTGACTTCGAATCTCGGAAAGTCCAAATCCCAAGTGACCGCCGAAGATGCGGGGAAGCAGCTAAGCAAGCTGTACGATGATATTTCAGTTACGACAGAGACGCCGGTGAAAGGGCAGATCGACCTCGATCCTGCGGACGTTGCGGATTCGCTGCCGGATATCTCGAAGTTTCCGATTACGGTCCCTAATACAACCGATCAATTCGTCGAGATCTTCTCATCCACGGAAAAGTCGGGGACTGGCGTAGACGGCTGGCTGACAGAAGCGGCAGCTGCATTCAACCAAGCCAATCTTACGGTAGACGGCAAGCCTGCCTCCGTCAAAATTCGCAATATCGCTTCAGGAACGGCAGCTGATTATATTAAATCCGGCAAATACGTCCCAGATGCGTTCACGCCTTCCAACGAATTGTGGGGCGAGATGGTAAAGGCAAGCGGGATCAAGACGCAGCTCGTGTCGGGGCGCCTCGTCGGGAATGTACCTGGCATCGTCATTGCAAAGGCCAAGTACGATGCTTTGGTAGACAAGTACGGATCGGTGAACGTCAAATCCGTAACGGAAGCGATCGCCAATAATGAATTTTCCATGGGCTATACGGATCCTTTCGCCAGCTCGACTGGCTTGAACTTCCTCGTTACGGCACTCAATACGTTCGACAGCTCCAATATTCTCGGCGATAAGGCGGTTCAAGCGTTCGAGAAGTTCCAAGCCAATGTTCCGTTTATCGCGTCGACCACGATTCAGATGCGCGATGCGGCGAAGTCCGGCATGCTTGACGGCTTTGTATTGGAATACCAGACATTCGTCAATGCACCGGATCTAGAGAGCGGTTACGTCTTTACGCCGTTCGGGGTTAGACATGACAGTCCGCTGTATGCGCTAGGTGATATTTCATCTGATAAATTAGACATCATTAAGAAGTTTGCTGAGTTCGTCACGCAGCCGAAGTACCAGCAAGCCGCTAAGGAGAAGGGCTTTAATGGGCTTGAAGACTACAAGTCTGAGCTCGCGCCAGTCGATGGCAATCTGCTGTCCTCCGCGCAGAAGCTATGGAAAGAGAAGAAGAACGGGAGCAAGCCCATTGCGGCCGTATTCGTAACCGACACTTCCGGCAGTATGGCAGGCGAACCGCTAAATCGGCTCAAAGAATCGCTGCTCAAGGGACAGAAGTATTTGGGCAAAGACAACAGCATTGGCCTCGTCTCGTATTCCGACGACGTTAGCATCAAATTGCCGATCAAGAAATACGATACGCTGCAGCAATCGATGTTCGTGGGTGCGGTTGACAGTCTGCAAGCGGCCGGCGGCACGGCGACCTTCGACGGTATTGTCGTGGCGATGAAGATGCTCCAAGACGAGCTGAAGGCCAATCCCAACGTGAAACCGCTGATCTTCGTCCTGAGCGACGGGGAGACGAACGAGGGACTCTCGCTTAATGAGATCAAGGGCTTGATCGAGTCTTACAAAATCCCGATTTATACCGTCGGCTACAATGCCAACATCAAGGCGCTGCAGAGCATTTCGAGCATTAATGAGGCAGCCAGCATTAACGCAGATACAGATGATGTCGTCTATAAGATCGGCAACTTGTTTAACGTCCAAATGTAA